CGCACACCTCCCCATCTTGGTTCGACGTGTGTCAACATAGATGCATGTCGAATGCCACCGTGCTGCCGCTCCTTGAGCCCGCCGAGGTCGCCCCCTGCTGCCCGCCGCTCACCGAGCGCCCGCTGAACGCCGAGGAGGCCGAGCGGACCGCGAAGATGTTCAAGGCCCTCGGCGATCCGGTCCGGCTGCGCCTGTTCTCCGCGGTCGCCTCGCACGAGGGCGGCGAGGCATGCGTCTGCGACATCTCCGACGTCGGCGTCTCCCAGCCGACCGTCTCCCACCACCTGAAGAAGCTGAAGGAGGCGGGTCTGCTCTCCTCCGAGCGGCGCGGCACCTGGGTCTACTACCGGGTCGAGCCGGCCGTCCTCGCCGCCATGGGCGCGCTCCTCACCAAGGCTGCCGCCGCGTGACCGC
This is a stretch of genomic DNA from Streptomyces sp. R44. It encodes these proteins:
- a CDS encoding ArsR/SmtB family transcription factor, which produces MSNATVLPLLEPAEVAPCCPPLTERPLNAEEAERTAKMFKALGDPVRLRLFSAVASHEGGEACVCDISDVGVSQPTVSHHLKKLKEAGLLSSERRGTWVYYRVEPAVLAAMGALLTKAAAA